The Neurospora crassa OR74A linkage group V, whole genome shotgun sequence sequence accgcatttgacAAATCTGGCCATTTGACATCGCTTTACACGACTCAACTCAATCGTTTAATATTGAAATCTAGTTAAAACTGGTATAAAAAATCGATATTTTAATGTTCTACGTCGTGCAgttatctattttaatatttacattatTTTTTGAACCGTTATCGATATAGTGCGCTACCCTAATACTTGCTAGAAGGTattgataataataatattggtAAATAATgagtatcctaataatattattaaaattattagtataaatataaggagtatatagaaatataagcgTATTCTATTGGATATtggtaaagtatttttattattgcGAATTtcctaaaatactagaaagcttcttatataggcgcttaaagtatagtatatattatattactctttatactttattaattgtaattaatattgtaaaggaaattataaacttctttatattaaaacccaatttatattttaacgaGATTTGTGCCTTTCtagttaataagtataacGTATACATTTTAATTGAGATTGTATAGCGGTATTTTCGAtaggagaagtagaagaagaagcgattcTATAtgaaggtattataataatcccttatattagtagttgaGTAGATGTTAAAgatctctttatttactatagagatATTCGTATTTTGTAATGAGTTTGGTATAAACCGAAGGGACGGTGTTCGTTGTACTAGTTGGGTACCCTGCGgcactattataatagtattaagtaaattcgtatatagtatatagtattatttcctcctaattattatagtagatgGGCTATTAAATGTATTGGtatttagaggtataatagatttaattagGGTTTGGGATtagatagtaaaatacttattctttaaaataaatttattttccggttgtaatagtattttagtaatagataatattaattggtACCCTTATACCgaattttagtatatatataattagaagggggttctattatagtatttgcTATTGTACTTTCTTGAATTTAACCTTATTGAGGTATATTTTAGCGACTTTAAACGGTAGTTTAAGAGGGTGTATTGTAATGAAGGCGGTGATAAGATGTtagataataattttattacgtTTTTTAAGCGATTGGCGTAGGATGTGGggtatagagtataatagATCCGTAGCTATTTTAAGAATGTAAAGTTggtaatagattaatttaataatattaataaagagtatagcgAACTATATACTAATGAGTTGGTCGAGTATAGAGAGACGGGTATTATATTTGGGCGGCGGTAGAGAGTgtagaagggagagatggatttatatatattaaattgagtTGTATgttaaaaatactagaaatgtTAGAAATGCTAGAAATGCTAGAAATGTTAGAAGTGCtagaaattgtatttatttatataataatgcTAAAATGTTAGAAACTCCCCTCTTTCGTTATAAATTGATTCGTAATATTGTTATTGCTCGTTGGGAccgttagtagtagtattgcCCGCTATAGAAGTAAGAACTCTAGTAACGTTGTACTTGAGTATAGTATTGAATTGTGGGTttagagtatatattagttaattaaattatagtaataggggttaaagggtatatttattatagtttaattatattgctagtactatatatttagttttaaggaaatttttaatactgTTCCTAAATGCCGTATAGAAGTTGTAATTGAACTTTAgccttataaattactttaccGGTTGCTCTCTAAGCGCGAATATATCGGGCGGCGCCTCTTTATTCCGGagtttattctttaaagtaattagagttttatatactagtattattttaattaacgatttaatatagtaatatttgtagaatactttaaagaatttagtaataatctttttagcCGGCCGACTAGGCGGGGCGGGGGGTGGCGGTAACGAACGAAGACTGAGAGTCGAAGGTACGGGCGGatgtagtataaataattctttagcCTCTATTAGGGAGTTTCTAATCTCTTtaccctcgtcctcttcgtccgcTACCGACGGTAGTACGATTAATAGTAGTGCCggtagttaaataaatattgtagTTGTTATAGagataggaggagggttggCATTGGTACGTTTAGTAGCGAGAATTTTGTAGTTGGTTGGGTgcttatagaatatagtaataaaatattctaatagtatatataaattaataattattactttgcCCGGTGGGGGGAGAACGCCTGTTATATTGTAGTTGTAGctactagtaattattaaattggcGATAGAGCCGCCGGCGGTATAAGGTAGTTggatttagggatattaaaagtagggagggaagtattagtatagtggcgggtatagtaggtataggggaggagggtatagcTAGTATAGACCTCTAAAATCGTCCCTCTTTAGTGTAGCttatagtagattatttatagtctttatattagtactactattactactattaatattattaataatattaatattaaccagtagattattacctcctcccctatatttattactactatcgcTAGTACTAGAGGCGGCTACTGCTTTATTGCCTAATATATCtcgtactaatttaaatagtaggttagttattataaccttCCCTAACAATATAGTACAtgcttatttatttatatttttaatattaaggttataataggttatattcctatttataacgtagtatatttagtatttaatagccttattataattcttatacttatagttaaGACCGTAcgcttatacttataccAGCTCCTAATATACGGTACTGTGTAGTTTTACCCCCGTACGCTCCTCTTGCTATTGGtcttcctttaaattcttcttaatttctgctagtatagtatttattgtaatatatttagacttTTTAGTGCCGGTTGGAGTCTATAACCCTTATAAcgataatatattaattatttgtAGGGTTGgggtaataaaaggattaattaaattatgaGAGGAGGTAGGAGTAGaaggtatattactataagaggATAGGGTAATTAGGATTTTACTAGCGGGTGGGTTGGTTAACCGAAAtttgaataatatagtaaaatagtagtactaattagtatagtggAGGTACGATTTTATAacgcttttatatttaatattattgtattcgttataaaaatccttcttaggaataatcttattatatataataacctagGCGCAGTAGTTATTATAGGTGGCGgcgatatatataacgttatataaagaaactaattattttatcctTGCAGCTATATtattgctaataatattttctatataacctcgctatatatataggatcttattaaataatattattttaaattattatttacaaagcttattattattttacttaaccttaacctctttaaataaattacgtTCTTCGATAGTAGGTAGTTTAGTGCGGTTGGtggtaatatataaactaattatattaaattagatttatattaatttaaggtaTTTAGAATGTAGTAGTAGCGCGAGAGCAGCCGGTTTATAGGTAGCGTAGGGTTAGGCTGGTAGCGCTGAGGTAGTTAATTTGGTTGGGGAGGCTacttcgctattattattattcgataAATAAAACGAAGTATTAAGAGTCCGCTTCTTGGGGGTAAGGCGGATGGGGAGTTGTTGTTCgacttcgttattattactagaattTTTTTTGCTATTGGAAATTTCAATAGGTATTGCAGGCTTAGGGGGGGACGACGGTGGCTCTAGGATTGGGATTAGCTTTAGTTTTAggattgggattgggattggCTCTAGCTTTAGCGTAGTAGCCTTCCCTTTTTTAACGGCGgtcttcttaatagtagttttaataggaataaccTTCTTTTTAGGTAGAGTAGTCTTAGGGATAATTTTAGTAGATTGCTTAATTTTATAGCTCTTCTTTCTAGGGCGGGAGGAGGCGCGTTGTAGAGTTATTAGGCTAGAATCTTCTTAGTCTTAGTCTTCGTCGAAGTAGACTATTAGCGCGCCGCTTTAAGTACGGGATCGCTTTACGCTGGCGGGCTTTAAATTGAGGATTGTCTTAGGAGGTATTATTGTAATGGATTTAATTGACTACTAGTATTGTGATTACTTTGCACGTTGAAATGGCTTCAAATTAATCTAGAAATTATTGTGAAATAATGAATTTTAACGAAGTTGTACAatacagaagtgcggtgtgtgtgtgtgtgtgcacgcacacacacctcttgccaagactgcacaggcgattgagtgtgggaacccCTGATAAGCGAAATAGATAGCGTAGCATCGCATATACCTCTAATCTACATAGAAATGACCAGACATTAGATACGTCCATATATACGTAGGTagatgtaggtaggtatcccGAGAAACACCAAGCTTCTGTGTAAATTTGGGTATcaaggcaaaaaaaaaaaaatcaaggACGACAATGGAACGAAGACGAAATGTTATTGACAGAATGAATCGTGAATATATACAAAGAAAACTAATACCGCCATTATCTCTGTCATTATAGACCGTAAACCATACAGCACATGATCGTTTGCCTTTGGTGAATAAATACCCACGAGGGTGGAAAAtacaaaggaaaaaaaaaaaaaaaaagaaacatgaTTCTCAATGCTCCGCCCATTATCATTTCATGTCTTTGGAAGGAATACTGTCAGTCCCACCCCCGTACGAAGTCCTGCGACTCCCACACGCCGCCAACTCTTCCGTGCTCTCCGTCTCTGGACACGGGTGGGCCGTCCGACCACCCATCTTATGGAACGGATTAGCCTTGCCACTGGCAGCTTGCCCATTGATCGTCTTCGAGGAGCTGCGATGatgaccaccaccttccCGACGCTGGCTGTCTCCTGAATCCGTGTCCCTTGAGAACCACCCCTTCACATCCTCGCCAAAGAATCCCTGGCATGCCTTCCAAGAAGTGACTGCATAGATAAGGGCATTCCAGAACCCTTGCAACGGCAAGACACCAGCACCCATATACTCCAGGACCTTCACTGTTTGGTTATGGTGAACCACCGAGTAGACACGATTGCAACTCGAGGGGATCCATGTGACCAACAATGCCGTGAAGAAGAACAGGGAACATTTGGAATAATGCCACATTGCGCTGTTATGTTTATTCTTTGTTCGCGTATTATTTGCTGATCCAGACACGCCCCCAGTcacagtggtggtggtaatgcGTGCCAAGTTGTCGCCGTCGGTGGCCTCTGGTACCTTTTGATTATCTGCCGAAATAGTAACCGAGTAGGCGTTAGAAGGTGCCCTTTGAGCTGCCGAGTTACCGGAGTGTTCTTGAGCGCCGTTATTCCTTTCCAGATCCGCGAGTGCGATGGCGTTTCCCGTGGCTATCTCGTGAGTAATATAGACCTCGGTAACCTTGCGAGAGACCAGAGTATCCTCAACAGGGCCGCCCGCAAGAGAGCTGGTAATGTTGAACTTCTTGATCTGTTTATGGTTTCTGTAGATATCTCGCCCGGCTCGGATGTAGATGAAGAACGTGAAACCAATAGAAACCCTGCATGGCCGAAGGTTAGAGTGCCTGTGGTCATTCAGAGAGTGTGCTGTGACTTACCAGACAGGTCCATAGAAGGTTGCAATACGGAAAATATCCCACTTTGGACTGACCCAGCACCACAGTGTCGCATTCCCGTACATCTTGCCCTTTTTAGGTGACTCGATGAAGCAGAACGCCAAAGCGACGACGAATGTCAGGCCGTAGCAGCCTAGGAAGTACCACTTCTCCATTGCCCTCAGCTTCTGGGCGTCGTACTGGCGCTCAAAGATCAAGTAGACGTTGATGGCCATGGCCAATACCCAGAACGCGTCCGCCGGCATGAACCTGTGAGGAGGAACTCGATTAGCCAGCTGTCAAATGTTTGAATGGCACGGCCAGCTTACATCTGAATCAGAAACCCCTGCATCTGACAGCCCGCTCCTGTTGGGTTCGAGACATAATCTCGTCCCATCAGCGTTGCAACGTTGGTGGCAAGGTTACCAAAGGTAGCAAAGAAGGCCAAGCGGTTGATCGGTTTCTGAAACCTCTCGGAGAGGCagaaggtggtgatgatgaagacaCAGCCGATCACAGAGGGAATCGAGCAGATACGTTCAATCATGTTGATGGTGTCGTGAATACCAGGGGACTGTGCGGCCCAGTCGATGTTGTCGTCGCTCGCCATGGTGCTCgacatggtggtggatggtgcGCAACGGCGCAGATGATTTCTGAAAATTCCGAGCAAGTCGTCAAGAAGTTGTTGATTATATCGGCGTTAACAAGAAGAGCGGTCGCGTATTGTAAAACGAATACCGGTGATCAACGAAGCATTCagggagagaaaagaaggatggtTTCCGGTAGTATTGCCTTCGGGGGGAACTCGGAGACAGAGGTCCAGGGCTCGAAACCTTTGCTCTAGGATGAGGCGGGAAAGGAGGGGAAGTAAAAGAAGGCCCAAGAAAAATATCAGACgaaaaggagggggagggttCTCCCCGCCAGCCCCGAGGTTGGGATTGTGCGCCCGTATGAAGCTCTCCTTCTGTTGTCCTTCACTCGTAACTCAGATCCGTAGCGATTCCCAGAGATTGGTATGTTTCGAAGGGTCCCAAACCCGTTGGTTCTTCGAGGTGGCGTTGATCGTGGAtgtgtatatatatatggtCGTCGTCCAAATCAAGGCCAAGaggatagagagagagacagagaggggggaaagtGCTTTATGTCGAAGATCGAGAATCAACAAGGGTAGCTCGAGATTTTctttggtgatgttgtctCGGTAGGCAGTCTCAGTCCCCTGAGAACTTTGAAGGCCTGGAAGGACTGGGGTCCGGGTAAGACACCAGGTATTTCGGGCAAGGTTGTTGACGACTACCTCGCAAGGTCGAACAAGCTAGTCAAGCTAGACAAGGAAGGAGCAAGGTAAGCCGGTAAAAAGAGAAGTGATCAACCGTCCGTGTACTTCATGTGCACAGAATCAACGGCTGCTCCTTCCCTCGTTGAGAATGGTATGTCAAATTTCCTTCCTTGGGTGGCAAGAGAAGGCTTGTTTTTCTCAAGTTGAATCTTGCGTCCACGCCAAGAGGGATTGAGTCTTTCAAGGATGACTGAAAATCTCAAGGGCCAACATATGACAATTGCGGTTTGCTTCTGAAAATGAGTGAACCCAGCCGACTCTGCATGAAAaagaatgatgatgacgacgatgatgagagGGCCCGTGAGGTTTCTTCCTAGAGTTTCTATGTGGCAACGAACAAAATCATGATCATTGTCAGTGAGCCCGCTCGGACTTGGACCTTATTCAAGGAAGATCTCAGTAACGGATCTCCAACCTCTTCCGCGAATCAATTTGGTCAGCGAAGAGCAAGAGGGCTAGGGAGGTGAGAAATGAAGTGTGGGTGATCTTCGAGGTAGTTGACGCGGGGTATCGACCCGACCCAACCGGCTTCCCAGCAGGCCGCGTTGCAGGGGTCTCAAGTCATCCCCAAATCTGTTTCAAAGACGGATCGCCGGTTACATAAAGGTACGAAAGATCCCACTTGGGAATAGCTGCACTATTTCCCATCTCCAGGGAATGACCGAATGCAACGTCGGCGGTCCCAAATCCCAGTCACTGCAGTGTGTACGAGGGATTCCGTCGTGTAGTGTTCAATTCCGCTGTCAACAAAACACCCATGGCAATGGGTGCCCCTGGTCGTCGAAATAAGCCCTAGAGTTAGTAGAGTAGTAGCCTTAGTGGTAGAGCAGCAATTGCTCGTATCAAGCCAAGAGCCCGGGGCAGAAGAATCTTAAAAGAAAACGATACCATTGATGCCGCTCATCATTTCACCAGGGGAGTGGGGAATTTCGAAACCAGCTTGACAGGCAACGACTGGATGCGCCAAGCAGAAGGTGGCCTGCCAAGTCCGCAAGTCGGCCCCGGACTTGGCTTAGAAGCAACAGCGGGCGGACAATGAACCCTCGCCCGGGCGCCCGGGGTGCCCGATAGTATGGTTCCGGGAGCCCAAGTTCACCAACAATGTCAACGTCTAAGTTGCCGTTAACCGTTTGTGCGCgtgaaggcggcggcgatcATCTTTCCAAACGCCGCCGGAGGCTCCTAGTACAAATAAGTTGAATTGGACCGTGGTATAGCACTCGCATACCTACCCTAGAAAATGATTCCGTGCGCCGGGCTAACGGTCATGGGATATAGGATCCCCCCTTCCCGGGAAGATCGTGGTATCACGACAAGGTATACAGTTGGGTGGTCCGATCATTAGCTTCCCCAGAAGATATCATGACAATTACCCTTACCTATTACTGTGACCGTGACAACAGGAAAAGAGTCCGCTCATGGTAGACGAAAGGTCATCGATCGGTTCCGCGTTCGTTTGTCTGTTCGTTCGATGGTAACAGCTCGTTCGTGAAAGCTCGTTCGCGCGCGGAGTGGTCAGCTGCCATCCATCTCAATCCTCGTCGGCCGTGAACATGATTTGTGCCAGCCTCTCCCCTGGGATGATTCCATGCATCCGTCCTTCATCCTTAAAATGATTCCCAGTCGATGTTGTTGGCTGGAGGCAGCTTTCGCAGCTGAGCCGGATGAAAATCCAGCCAACTGCAAATCGACGCATGGATTAAAGACTAGAAATAGATTTGAGTGCATCGTCGATGTCTGAACCACTCACCTGGAACTGAAAGAACTGAAGTGAACTGAACCACTGCACTCACTGCAGTGCACTCAGAATTGCCGCCTGTTTCCCACCGTTTTCTTCCGTTTCCTCCCCCCGCCTTCTGACCCACCCT is a genomic window containing:
- the gpr-2 gene encoding G-protein coupled receptor; protein product: MSSTMASDDNIDWAAQSPGIHDTINMIERICSIPSVIGCVFIITTFCLSERFQKPINRLAFFATFGNLATNVATLMGRDYVSNPTGAGCQMQGFLIQMFMPADAFWVLAMAINVYLIFERQYDAQKLRAMEKWYFLGCYGLTFVVALAFCFIESPKKGKMYGNATLWCWVSPKWDIFRIATFYGPVWVSIGFTFFIYIRAGRDIYRNHKQIKKFNITSSLAGGPVEDTLVSRKVTEVYITHEIATGNAIALADLERNNGAQEHSGNSAAQRAPSNAYSVTISADNQKVPEATDGDNLARITTTTVTGGVSGSANNTRTKNKHNSAMWHYSKCSLFFFTALLVTWIPSSCNRVYSVVHHNQTVKVLEYMGAGVLPLQGFWNALIYAVTSWKACQGFFGEDVKGWFSRDTDSGDSQRREGGGHHRSSSKTINGQAASGKANPFHKMGGRTAHPCPETESTEELAACGSRRTSYGGGTDSIPSKDMK